CGGCTGCGGGGACACAGTCAGCTCCCGACGGGGCTGGAGGGCCCTGCTAGGCCGATGAGGGCCttagagatggggcttttggAGCTAAACAAACAGCTGTGATGAGGAAGCAGGAAGGTGCCCAGCAACAGTGAGGACCCTACCCTCTGCCTGGGCTTACGGCATCCCTGCGAGCTGCAAAGCAAAGATGAGCTGGCTGAGCCGCATCTGTCATTACCCACTTCTCATCCAAGTCCTGAGCCCCAACTGACCCATTAGGGTCCCCAAAGACACTAGACGCCCAAAGCAGGATGTGTCTTTTGGGACGTCTTTGTGCTGCGGCTGTGGCTCCTGGGTGGTCTGTGCCTGTCCCTGCCTAATGCAGCATCAGCTGGCTGCCTTCACGGGCCCTTGTGTGGCACAGCTGCTTTGCAGATGGAGACGCTGAGGCTCAGGGCAGCCTGCTGCGGCTGGCTTGCTGGTGGGTAGTTGAATCTGGTTGGTCTTAGGCTCCTCCTCTGGTCTCTCACAGGCTCTGATTCCTGCACAGTAGCTGTTGTCCTGGTCCTCCCCTGCCAGACCGTGGGTGCCCCTCCCTGCAGGCCCTGGCCCTGCGTGGGGTCCCCTATGTAAATGTCTGACGCGTGACGGTCAGGGCCACTGCGGGAGGGACTGACCTGCCAACCCTGCCTCCCCAGCCACCTGCATGGACCTGCAGCTCAGGACCTGCAGCGATGCCGCCTACAACCACACCACCTTCCCCAACCTGCTTCAGCACCGGTCGTGGGAGGTGGTGGAGGCCAGCTCCGAGTACATCCTGCTGAGCGTTCTACACCAGCTCCTGGAAGGCCAATGCAACCCGGACCTGCGGCTGCTGGGCTGTGCTGTGCTGGCCCCCCGGTGTGAGGGCGGCTGGGTGCGCAGACCCTGCCGGCACATCTGCGAGGGCCTGCGGGAGGTCTGCCAGCCCGCCTTCGACGCCATTGACATGGCCTGGCCCTACTTCCTCGACTGCCACCGCTACTTCACGAGAGAGGACGAGGGCTGCTACGACCCGCTGGAGAAGCTTCGGGGTAAGGGAAAGTGGCGGGGGCCTGTGTGGTCATGGGGTCCAGGTGGTCAAGGAGGACCAAGAGCCACACTGGAAGGAACTTGAGGGCTTTTCCGTCGACAGTGACGGTGCAGGCATTGGTAGAGGGCGGGGCTGCTCCCCGAGGCAGCATGTTCCCCACAAAAGGGTGCCAGGCAGGGTCGGGGGCTCAGTGCAGATGGAGGATCCTCTCGCTGCCCAGGGCCCCCTAGCAGAAGTCTCCAGCCCCTTAGAGGCAGGCTGGGGTGGAAGTGTGCTGAGTCCAAGTGGGGGCAGTGCCCCCGCCCAGGGTGCAGTGAGCAGGCCTCGTGTTGGGGAGCCTGGGCTCAGAGTGCAGGGCTGGCCCTGGGGGTCCAGTCCTCAGCCACAGACCCTCCAGAACCACAGTGCTTACCCCTGGTCAAGGGGGGGTGGGACATTTACATCCCCCGGGAGGTCTGGCGGGCAAAGCTTCACGATTGCTCGTCGCTGGGCCTGGAAGATCACACAGAGGGTTTGGCCTGGAGTGACTCCTCCAGGCAGGGTCTGCACCGCCCTGTGGGctcaaggagggagaggagctgtGGAGAAATGCTTTGGTGTCTCTTGCAGATAAAACAGTGGAGGGGGAGTGGGCAAGCCTGGGCCACCATGGGCCACGTGTCTCTGAGGTGCGCAAAGAGGTGCCAGAGGGCCACTTGGCAGCGGGGCTGGTTGGGGGCCCTGCATGGAGCCCCCTGTGTCTGTTGTCTCACGAGTCGGTGTCCACCAGAGACCCTGCATGATCTGCAGCAGCCCTGGCCCATTAGACCTTTCTGTGTAAAAGAAATGTTCTATTCTGTGCTGTCCAAGACAGTTACCACTGGCCGCATGTGGCCCCCAAGGCTTGGGATGTGGCTCTTGCCACTGAGGCCTGGATGTGGGCGTTTCATCGCATTTGAATGAGTCTGAACCTGTCTTTGAAGAGCCTAGGGCCAGTGTGTGCCACATTCAACTGTGCAGGGCAGTGTCCGCTCATGATTGGGTTCAGAGGATCTGACTGCGGGTGCCACACATGTGCTAGCTCACGCGAGTCTCAAGACAGCCTTGCTCCATGGAAGAGGAAGTGGAGCCTCGGGAAGGGTGACAGCAGTGGGGTCTTTAGCTGGAGTGGCCCAAGCCCGTCGCGGATGGAGGGATGGATTTGGCCATTTGTCAAACAGCTACCGAGCACCCACTGTACATGTGGCTTTGTGCTGGGACAttgaggagggcaggagaaggaaggCAGACAAACACCTGGGCCGGGCTCCAGCAAGCCCTGGGTTCCAGGCTATGTCAGGTGCTCAGGGCTGAACCTGGCACGTCttgcagcctctggctcccaaTCTGAGAAGAGTGGACCCTGGGCTCCCATGCGATGCAGCGGTAGGGGGGGTGCCCTTTGCCAGCAGGTGGGAGCCGTCTGTCTGCAGAGCTCAGTCCCTGTAGAGGCGGTGAAGCTGCctgtgggaggccagggaggcgAGGAAGGAAGCCAAGCCCACAGCCCTGGGAAAGCCCAAGGAGTCGGTTGGAGATTATTTTGGGCATCTCTACCGCCAAATTGCCGGCTTCCTCTGCTAGTCTTTCCCCTGGAGAACCGTTTTGAGCAGAAGCAAAACCACAGGGCAAGGAGAAGCTTAGAGGAGCACATTAACTCTCTGTGGACCCAGGAACAGCCTGCGGGCACCTGCGTCCTGCTCCTGTGGGCCTGACTGCTGCAAAGCCCCTGGCGGGGTGGAGGGAGCTGAGCGTCACCGGGGTGGCCCTCAGGGCACCTCTGTTCTAGTGGATGACAGAATGGTGGGGAAGCTGGTGCGTATGTGGTGTAGAGACGTTCGTATTCTAGTTCCAGaacccctccctcttccccagcccccttttttcttcctcccccaAGTCCTTCCCAGAGCCCCCCTTTCTGTTTCCTTCCTGGACAGGCACTCACTGTTGTACCGATGAGGTTGTAACAGAAACACCGGGAAGCCTCACAGCAGCCGGAGGGGGCACCACAAGGAGCCTTCCTGTTTCCACCATTAGCCAAGCAAATGAAGCAGAATACTGAACTGCCTGAGCGCCACTGTCATGGAAAACACACCCAGGAAAATCCCTTCTGCACACCCAGCAGGGGTTTGCCTTGGGGGGTCCAGGACCCTATatatctcttttcctttctgttgtCCTGCTCCGTATTTTAGGAACTTCCCACAGTGGCCCCATAGTATGTTTATTCACAGTCACGTTAGGAACCATGGCGCTGTGCTGTGTACATACCTCAGGTGCCGTTTGGCTTAGATATCGTTGTAGGCACTGCAGAGGGAACTCTAATTAAAGATAGAGATGTCTAAGCATGGCTGTCGTGCAGAGGGGACTAAGGGTGCTGTGTGTGGTCAGCGTTCCCAGGCAGTGGTAGGAAGCCTGGGGGCCTGACACTGACTGAGCCCCCCCACTGCTCCCCCAGGAGGCCTGGAGGCTGACGAGGCACTGCCCTCAGGGCTGCCGCCCACCTTCATCCGCTTCAGCCACCACTCCTACGCCCAGATGGTGCGTGTGCTGAGGCGGACAGCCTCCCGCTGCGCCCACGTGGCCAGGACCTACAGCATCGGGCGCAGCTTCGACGGCAGGGAGCTGCTGGTCATCGAGTTCTCCAGCCGCCCCGGCCAGCACGAGCTGAGTGAGTGCCCTTGGGAGGGCCTGGCCCGGCCCCGTTTCGGGAAAGGGCTTGGGCCGCTCCACCTTCGGGTGCACAAGTTGGTGGGGTGTTTGGGGTCCTGGGCACAGCTGGGGGCCTCAGGGAGCTGCTTGGTGCACGCCACGTCCCGCTGGGCATGTGcaaccactatatgtataaagaagAATTTCTCCAGATATCCATCTTACTTCAAAATTTAGGGTGGCAGACTAGGTTATTTCATAATAATGGAGACATTGATCTAGTGGCtgaaaagacataaaacaaacaagaaattttattttatttttttgagacagagttttgctcttgttgcccaggctggagtgcagtggcatgatcttggctcactgcaacctctgcctcctgggttcaagcaattctcctgcctcagcctcccaagtagccgggactccaggcatgggccaccacaccaggccaatttttgtatttttagtagagacaggggtttcaccatgttggccaggctggtctcgaactcctgacctcaagtgatccacccagcttggcctccctaCTCAAACAGAATCGATTATTTTAGAAGCAGCCTCCATTTGACCCTTGGTCATCACCAGTTACTGAAAAATGCACCTGCTCTTTGTTTATGGACTCAGGGCCTTTTCAGTGCTGGCAGCCTCAGCCAGTCTTCATCCTACTGGTCTGGGCAGCATGAACACCATGAGCCCAAAGGCTCTATCTCTTACCAGGGGCCAGAGGCCACCTGGCCACACCCTGGCCCCCAAGGCTCACTGTTCCCTCTCCAACTGTAACATGCtctgggcaggaggcagaggctctCCCTACAGCACTGGAATTTGAGGGCAAGAGGTGCCCCTGTGCAGAAGGCCAAGGGAGGTAACCAGCGCAGAAAGCTCCCAGGTCATTTATACCCCGGGATGTGGCATCCGAGGAACACGGATGTTTCCTCTCATCCCTGGATGTCCCTGGGCCACACACAGCTGGGGAAGGAGGCATCATTTTCCAGGGGAGCAAATGCGAGGCTTAGAGAGGAGGAGTGACTTGCCTgcagtcacacagccagtaaggcCATGGGGCCTGGTCCACTCTTCTTCCTATAgtccattcatttatccatccatccatccatccatccatcatttatgcatccatccatccatccatttattcattcagccattacacatccatccatcatccacccattcattcatacatccatgcatccatccactcatccatccatccatttatttacacacccatccatccatcatccatccatccattcatgcatCAATTTATGCATTATTTCATCCAGCCattattcactcatccatccatcattgATTTATCCATCTATCCTTTCATCCATCATCGATATCTctatccatccagccatccatccatcatctattcatccatcaatcCAGCCAGCCattattcatctatccatccatccatccatcattgatatatccatccatccatccttccatccatccatccatccatccatcaatccatcacccatccatccattcacccatccattcatccactcaagGGCCAACCACCTTCCCAGCTAAGTACCAATGTGCACTTTGACTTATTACACAAACGTGAAGAGAGACCATCAGTTAAATTTGCATGAATCAATGATAACATATATTATTCATATTCTTGAGTTATGCTAACTAAGAATTCTGGCTAGGCATAAAAAACGAGCTTAACAAAAGTGATGACCTTGATGAGACCTCATTATATACAGAGATTCTTGAGTCAAAACAAGTATGAATTGGTCCCAGCCCATCTGGTCATCCTTGCTGAGTGGGGGGGCCTCATGCCTTTGGGGACCCCCGGCTTTGAGATGATGCCCCAAGTCTCTGTATTTGCCCCCAGTGGAGCCCGAGGTGAAGCTCATTGGCAACATTCACGGCAACGAGGTGGCGGGCCGGGAGATGCTCATCTACCTAGCCCAGTATCTGTGCTCTGAGTACCTGCTTGGTAACCCCCGCATCCAGCGCCTGCTCAACACCACCCGCATCCACCTGCTGCCCTCCATGAACCCTGACGGCTATGAGGTGGCAGCTGCCGAGGTGAGCGCCCAGATGCCTGGATCCTGTGGGCCACCACCCGAACCACCccctcattcatccatttatgagTAGTTTATCCTAGTGGTGCTTCGTTCCTGCCTCTCTAGGAGAGGAGCATTCAGCAGGTGTCGATACTGGCAAACCCCTGCTTCAGGGGCCGGGGAGAAGGAAGGCACTGAGAATTCTAGGTGAATTAAAAAGGTGATGCGTGTGATAGAGGAAAATGATGGAAAGGGAGTCGATGGTGCCCGTGTGTGTCAGCGGGGGGTCAGGGTAGCTCTCGGGGAGGTGGGCAACGAGCAGAGCAGGTGACTGTCGAGGGCGCCCCACTCAGGGGGAGCAGCCAGGGAAGGCCCCAAGGCTGTGGCATCAGCAAGGAGCCCCGGGGTGGAGAGGAGGCCAAGGGTCAGGCATGCCCCCAAGCTCATCACATAAAGCCGGGGGAAACCGCAGCCCCTGGCCTTGACCCTCAGCCCAGCGTGAGACCCATCTGGAAGGAGGAGGGTGGGGTGTGCTGACCCCACCCAGTCGGGGGTTGGCCATGTTTTCAGGGTGCCGGCTACAACGGGTGGACGAGCGGGAGGCAGAACGCGCAGAACCTGGATCTGAACCGAAATTTCCCGGACCTGACGTCCGAGTACTACCGGCTGGCGGAGACCCGCGGCGCACGCAGCGACCACATCCCCATCCCCCAGCACTACTGGTGGGGTAAGGTAGGAGCCGCcgctgcccatgctggtctccacCAAGGCATCCAGGGGTCCCTAGTTATTCCAGGCTCTCTGGAGTTGTCCTTCCCTGGGGACAGGAGAGCCTGGTGctccctccctgcctcagttacctgtctgtgaaatgggaacacCTCCTTGCTGGGGTGTTGGTGAGATTCAGAGATTCACGTTGGAAACGCCTAGATCCCCACAGGGGGCCAGTGATGGGGGCCGAGTCCAGCTGGTGCGTTGATGTAGAGACCGTTAATAGTCTGCACCACTGGAGCCCAGAGGGCTGCTGAAGCCCAGGGCATGGCTGCGGGCCAGTGGGAAAGCCCAGCCCTGAGGGCAGCCTCGTCTGTCCTCGGCAGGTGGCCCCGGAGACGAAGGCAATCATGAAGTGGATGCAGACCATACCCTTTGTGCTCTCAGCCAGCCTTCATGGGGGCGACCTGGTGGTGTCCTACCCCTTCGACTTCTCCCAGCACCCCCAGGAGGAGAAGATGTTTTCTCCCACGCCCGATGAGAAGGTGAGAGGGCTGTCGGGTGTGTGCAGGGGAGGGAGAGGTGTGCGCGGTCCCCTTGGAGCTGGTGCCCCTCCAGTCCTGAGCTCAGTGAAGGCAAAGCTCCTAGGAACCTCTACTCAGAGCGGGTCAGCACCACttgctccaggcccagctctgcaGGGAAGCCCCTTCCTCCTGGAAGTCTGTGGCCTCAGGGGCCGTCGCTCCCCTGATCTCCCCGAGGCTGGCTGCACTGTCTTTCACATGTCCCCGTCTGGGAGCTCCTGGGGTGGGGACCCTGGCTCAGCGCTGCTGTTCCTTTGAGCTCCGCCCCGCACCTGGCGGGGTCCCCAGTGCTTCCCACCGCAGAGGGGTGCGTTTCCGGGAGGCGCCGGCAGAGGGCAGTGCTGCAGCGCGCATGCTGCCCGCCCGTCCTGCTTCCCGGGGGTCGTGCTTGCTTCTCACGTGCTGAGCTCCTCCGGATGGGGAAGGAGTTCTGGTCCCACCGTCCACTGGGCCATTAGGTGAGGCCCTCCCTTttccgggcctcagtttctcctacTGTTCGTAGAGCAGCCGGCGATGAGACCCGTGATGATGCTGGGACCCTCCCAACCCACCCTAACCTTAGGACGACCTGCTGGGGGAGGGCGCGGAGTTGGTCCGTTCCCACACTGTGGATGAGAAagcggaggctgagggaggggttGTGATCTGAGGTGGGCCCCAGCCTCCAGCTTCCAGCCCCCAGCGCCCATCCCCCAGCTGCAGATCCTGGAGCTTAGCTGCCTGAACTGCCCCTAGTGGTCCCCACTCCACCGGAGGCTGGGCCTGCCCTCCACCTGGCCCCTTGATAGCCCAGAGTCGCTCCCCAGGCTTCGCGTGGAGAGCCAGGCctgccctccacctccctccctgcacTTTCCCTTGGTGTTTGGGGGAAGGAGCAGGGAGAGAGGGACTGGCCCTGGGTGGGCAAGTGCCAGGTGCCGGGCCCCTCATAGCAGCAGTCACACATCGTTTGTTCTCCTTTCTGAGGCCACCCGGCCGAGCACATAGCTGGGCCCCTGGTTGGCACTCAGGTATCAGCCCTGCCTCACCTGGCCCCTCCCTGTCCTGGGGCCATCACTGGGAATGCAAACGGGACTGGTCCCTGCGCTGGGGGTCCTCAGTCTAGGGTGGGAAATGGAGCCAGAAACTGGCAAGGAGAAGATTGCCAGGGCTGCAGGAGGGCTGTGAGGgcacgtgtgtgtgtggatgcctgtgtgtgcatgtgcatgcatgtgcacacgtgCATATGTTGGGGTGGGGAACCCCAAGCCTGGTCTGGGACTTCAGGAGGGCTTCCCTGAGGTGGCGGTTTCCCAAAAGGTCTCCACAGGTGAGGTAGAGATTTCCAgctgcagggcagggaggggcacTGGAGGCACAGGCCACCTGGTGCAGAGACCAAGGGGAGCCCCAGGGAGCCGGGTGCAGGGGCCCATGCCGAGTGGTGTGGCCCAGCAGGAATGGGGAGAGCAAGCTGAGCACTCTGCAGACCAGGGGCAGTGACAGCAACACCTGGGCCACCGGCGCATTTGTCCTGCATTTGTTCATTCTTCCACCCATTCACTCTTTAAGTTGTTCATCATTCACTAACTCACTCCTTCACtcacccattcactcactcacccattcactccctccctccctcactcatccattcactcactcacccacccattctctccttcactcactcacccattcactcacacactcactctcTCCCTCACTCATTCACTCTCTCATTCACTCCCTCACTCATACACTCACCCATTCACTCAcgtactccctccctcccccattcactcactcactcatacactcacccattcactcacacactcactccctccctcattcactcacccattcacTCCTTCACTCATACACTCACCCATTCACTCCCTCACTCATACACTCACCCATTCACTCACGTActcactccctccctcactccctcacccactcactcactcacacactcacCCATTCACTCCCTCACTCATACACTCACCcattcactcacacactcactccctccctcactcattcactcacccattcacTCACGTACTCCCTCCCTCACCcattcactcacacactcactccctccctcactcattcactcacccattcactcaccactcatacattcacccattcactcactcactcccttCTTCACTCCCtcactcattcacccattcactcactcacccattcactcactcattccctcactcattccctcacccactcactcacccactcactcacttcTCATTAACTCACCCATTCACTCATGCATTCACTCACTCCCTCATTCACTTACTTATTCACTcgctcactcactcattcactcacccactcactccCTCACTCATCTACTTGCTCATTCACTCAATCATTCATTGTCACtcacttattcactcatttactcatcACTCACTCATTCTCTTATTCATTCACACActaattttctcattcattcagtcattcatccaCTCATGCACTCATTTACTCACTTCTTCACTCATTTACtcatcactcattcactcactcattctctcactcattcattcactcacaaactcattcactcactcttaTTCTTTCACTCATTTGTTTATTCCCGCACTCCTtccctcactcattcattcattgactctTGCAGGTAGTGCACACCAAGGGTGCAAGGGGTGAGGTGTCTGGTTCTCTGCTCAGACCTCTGCAAGTGCCCGCAGAGGTGACTGGGCGGCCTCCACTTCTGGCCTGGCCTTGCacccctgtgctcttgggggccATGGCTGGGCTGGGCAGGTGTCCCCCTCTGCACAGGCCCAGTGTGTCTCAGCCTCAGAgctggcagggcagggcaggcatcCCCTCTGCACTGGCCCAGTGTCTCTCAGCCTCAGAACCAGATGTGAGAAGACGTCCCCAGGGGGGATGTTCACCCCAGTGAGACCCATCAGAGCCAGAGAAAATAACACTGTTTCCAAGCCATCAATCATCGGGCAGTGATCATGCAGCCCTGTGGCCGGCAGTGATCTCTGGAAACCAGGGTCCCAGGAGAGGCCTGGGTTTGGCAGGGGAGCATGAGAGGGGCTGGCTGGGGTGTGCCAAAGTGCCCTTTCACCAAACTTCCATGGTGCCCTATGGACGAGAGCCAGTGCCTGGGGGCAGTGTTCAAGGCCCTGCAGGCTGGCCATGGCTGCCTTTTGCTGCTCCACACGTGCCCCTTTGCCCGAATCCTGCTCATGCTGTGTCCTGCCTGCCAAGCCCTTTCTGGCTTTGCCAACGCTTGCTGTGGGAATGAGCATAGCCAGTTTCCCAAGGGCTTCCTGGGGCAGGAGCTGGGTGGGCTGGGTTTCCCACGGTCCTCAGCCTGTGTTTCTGGGTCCCCATTCAGTCCCAGCTTCCCTGCTCCCGCCTGGTTTCATTTATCTGTGTCTCTTCCTTGCCCATGTGCGCCCAGCCTCTGGACCGACAGCTCCTCTGATGTCCTTGTCCTGCACCTGCCCTCCCAGGTCAGGCCTGTGTTAGCCAGATCTGGGCCCCTGCACCCCAGGGTTTTGGGGACTGGTGGTTGGCAGCCACCTTCCACGCCTTAGCCTTAGAGACTGACCAGTGATGGGAGGGAGGCCGCAGGgcaagggcagggaggagggactgTAGGGCAGGGAGGCGGGACTGTAGGGCAGGGAGGCCTTGTGGGTAGAAAGGGTGACATGGTGGGTTGGGTCAGGAGCAGACTTTGGAGAGTCTTGTCCCACCCTCCTACCCCCCGAGGCTACACCCTGTCAAGCTGATGGATAAGGGCAGGTCAGAGGTGGGACACAGGTAGAATGTAGCAGATGTGGCCTGGGCAGATGGACCGTTTGTTGGATGTGATTCATTCTTGATGGGAAAGTCCGCTGAGGCTTCCTGCTATGAGGCAGGGCAGGCCACTCCTGAGCTGATGCTGCCCCACCCACAGGTGCAGGGGCTGCTGGCAGGATAGTGGTCCATGGTCTGCCACCCTGGAACCACAGGGCCTGAGTGGGGTTGTGTTTGTGCCCTTGGTTTGTGTCTGTGGGACTGAGTCCAGATGGCACAGCCTCACTTCTGAGAAGCTGGATCCATTCCTCACCAACCCCAAACCTCACGTCTGGGAGTCTGAGTCTCATGACCCCCACCAGGGAGAGATCTTCACTCTGGCCTGGagcactcactcattcactcactcagtcactcactcactcattcacttattcactcaGTCACtctttcactcattcactcattccctCACTCTTTCACTTGCTCAcgcattcactcactcactcattcactcattcattcactcactcactcactgggCCCTGCCTGTCCACCCTCTAGTGTCCTCCACTCCTCCTTTCTGACAGAGGGAGCCCCCTCCTCAGCACAGACTTGTCCTGCTTGGTGGGGCCCTGATGAGCTCATGCAGGGTGAGCCCTTCGCCTGCCTGACCCACCAGGAGCCTCTGCCCAAGGTCAGTCTGGGACTTACAGACGGCCCAGAACCCCCACAAAGGAGGATCTGTGGACTCTGCCTGGGGGATGGGCACAATGCGGGGAAGCTCTGGGCTGGGAAGGGAAGCCTGTGGGGAGGGACCCAGGATCCCAGCCACACATCCAAACATGTCAAGGGTGGCAGATCCTGTGAGCTGTGTTCTGTCCCTCTACCAACTGCAGTGGAAGCTGCAGGGTGGGGTAGTCAGGGAGGGGCTTCCTGCAGGCTGAGTCCCAGCCTCTGATGGTGCTGGTCAGCCTGgaggtggagtggggtggggaatgAAGCAATGATTATTCATAGAAGTAGTCGGCTTTGGAGATGAAGTCGGGGAAAATGCAGCCCACCCTTGCCTTCACTGCTCCAACAGCCTGGGCTTTATAAACTGTCAAGCCAACCTGCACACACCCTGTGGACACCATGTCTGTGTGTAACCTCAGGAGAGAAAGCCCACACTACCCGGCCAGGTGTGCAGAGTCTCGGTGATTACCCCAGTTACCCACGGGACCTGGCCCTGAACTCCAGCAGTGCCAGACCGCCTGTGACCCACCTCTGGGCCTTCACATACACTGTGTCCTCTGCAGGACACCGTTCCCCTCTCCTACCTGCAGACACCATTCCCCTCTCCTATCTGCAATGCAGGTGTTTGCACGCGCGGCTCCTCCCCTCATTGACCCCAGCTCACAGGACGTCCTGCAGGGGACCCTTTCCTTATCTGAGCCAGGTTTCTTTTCCAGATGTTCAAGCTGCTGTCCAGAGCCTACGCTGACGTCCACCCCATGATGATGGACAGGTCGGAGAATAGGTGTGGAGGCAATTTCCTGAAGAGGGGGAGCATCATCAACGGG
This DNA window, taken from Pan troglodytes isolate AG18354 chromosome 3, NHGRI_mPanTro3-v2.0_pri, whole genome shotgun sequence, encodes the following:
- the CPZ gene encoding carboxypeptidase Z isoform X1 — translated: MPPPPPLLLLTVLVVAAARPGCEFERNPAATCMDLQLRTCSDAAYNHTTFPNLLQHRSWEVVEASSEYILLSVLHQLLEGQCNPDLRLLGCAVLAPRCEGGWVRRPCRHICEGLREVCQPAFDAIDMAWPYFLDCHRYFTREDEGCYDPLEKLRGGLEADEALPSGLPPTFIRFSHHSYAQMVRVLRRTASRCAHVARTYSIGRSFDGRELLVIEFSSRPGQHELMEPEVKLIGNIHGNEVAGREMLIYLAQYLCSEYLLGNPRIQRLLNTTRIHLLPSMNPDGYEVAAAEGAGYNGWTSGRQNAQNLDLNRNFPDLTSEYYRLAETRGARSDHIPIPQHYWWGKVAPETKAIMKWMQTIPFVLSASLHGGDLVVSYPFDFSQHPQEEKMFSPTPDEKMFKLLSRAYADVHPMMMDRSENRCGGNFLKRGSIINGADWYSFTGGMSDFNYLHTNCFEITVELGCVKFPPEEALYTLWQHNKESLLNFVETVHRGIKGVVTDKFGKPVKNARISVKGIRHDITTAPDGDYWRLLPPGIHIVIAQAPGYAKVIKKVIIPTRMKRAGRVDFILQPLGLESKNFFHGLRRTGPHDPLGGASSLGEATEPDPLRARRQPSADGSKPWWWSYFTSLSTHRPRWLLKY
- the CPZ gene encoding carboxypeptidase Z precursor (The RefSeq protein has 1 substitution compared to this genomic sequence), which encodes MPPPPPLLLLTVLVVAAARPGCEFERNPAGECHRPPAADSATCMDLQLRTCSDAAYNHTTFPNLLQHRSWEVVEASSEYILLSVLHQLLEGQCNPDLRLLGCAVLAPRCEGGWVRRPCRHICEGLREVCQPAFDAIDMAWPYFLDCHRYFTREDEGCYDPLEKLRGGLEADEALPSGLPPTFIRFSHHSYAQMVRVLRRTASRCAHVARTYSIGRSFDGRELLVIEFSSRPGQHELMEPEVKLIGNIHGNEVAGREMLIYLAQYLCSEYLLGNPRIQRLLNTTRIHLLPSMNPDGYEVAAAEGAGYNGWTGGRQNAQNLDLNRNFPDLTSEYYRLAETRGARSDHIPIPQHYWWGKVAPETKAIMKWMQTIPFVLSASLHGGDLVVSYPFDFSQHPQEEKMFSPTPDEKMFKLLSRAYADVHPMMMDRSENRCGGNFLKRGSIINGADWYSFTGGMSDFNYLHTNCFEITVELGCVKFPPEEALYTLWQHNKESLLNFVETVHRGIKGVVTDKFGKPVKNARISVKGIRHDITTAPDGDYWRLLPPGIHIVIAQAPGYAKVIKKVIIPTRMKRAGRVDFILQPLGLESKNFFHGLRRTGPHDPLGGASSLGEATEPDPLRARRQPSADGSKPWWWSYFTSLSTHRPRWLLKY
- the CPZ gene encoding carboxypeptidase Z isoform X2, coding for MDLQLRTCSDAAYNHTTFPNLLQHRSWEVVEASSEYILLSVLHQLLEGQCNPDLRLLGCAVLAPRCEGGWVRRPCRHICEGLREVCQPAFDAIDMAWPYFLDCHRYFTREDEGCYDPLEKLRGGLEADEALPSGLPPTFIRFSHHSYAQMVRVLRRTASRCAHVARTYSIGRSFDGRELLVIEFSSRPGQHELMEPEVKLIGNIHGNEVAGREMLIYLAQYLCSEYLLGNPRIQRLLNTTRIHLLPSMNPDGYEVAAAEGAGYNGWTSGRQNAQNLDLNRNFPDLTSEYYRLAETRGARSDHIPIPQHYWWGKVAPETKAIMKWMQTIPFVLSASLHGGDLVVSYPFDFSQHPQEEKMFSPTPDEKMFKLLSRAYADVHPMMMDRSENRCGGNFLKRGSIINGADWYSFTGGMSDFNYLHTNCFEITVELGCVKFPPEEALYTLWQHNKESLLNFVETVHRGIKGVVTDKFGKPVKNARISVKGIRHDITTAPDGDYWRLLPPGIHIVIAQAPGYAKVIKKVIIPTRMKRAGRVDFILQPLGLESKNFFHGLRRTGPHDPLGGASSLGEATEPDPLRARRQPSADGSKPWWWSYFTSLSTHRPRWLLKY